One region of Micromonospora ureilytica genomic DNA includes:
- a CDS encoding SpoIIE family protein phosphatase produces the protein MTDGSPGTARRSIAPPSVLGDPARLRALADTGLDAAPDEAFDRFARLVSDLLDVPVALVSLVSADRQFFPGAVGLPEPWSERRQTPLSHSFCQHVVDIEVPMVLPDARLYPRVRDNLAIDDLGVVAYAGMPLTDLSGRVLGSLCAIDNKPRAWTAAQLRTLADLAAACSSELRLRIALDGAQEARRRVVQAHERLELLAGVSETLAGTLDVGTALRRLAATMVPLLADWCLLTLIGPNGLPREVVSVHRDPARAADVDRFGELLRTGLSPESSIRAVLRTGQPRLGSMASLADVTRGTTDPEMASIASRLGIASYLSVPVRGVGGTVLGAITLVNGGQRQQFDDRDLLTAVDIGRRAGQAVGNSSMYGEQRHVAEVLQHSMLPRLPVVAELELAARYQPAADRVEVGGDWYDAFVQPDGDVIAAIGDVAGHDIEAAATMGQLRNLVRGNAFGRPDAVGSLLSNLDGAIRGLQLPIAATATLVRICPQRAGVHEMTWSNAGHPPALVVRLGGAVEVLQGTPEPLLGLARPSPRSSHSTSLATGDTLLLYTDGLIERRDRSIDEGLAELAGRLTGTDTLPLDDLCDLLLASIQHREDDTALLAVRAR, from the coding sequence ATGACCGACGGCTCCCCCGGCACCGCCCGGCGTTCGATCGCGCCACCTTCGGTGCTCGGCGACCCAGCGCGGTTGCGTGCGCTCGCCGACACCGGGCTGGACGCCGCCCCGGACGAGGCGTTCGACAGGTTCGCGCGGCTGGTCAGCGACCTGTTGGACGTGCCGGTCGCGCTGGTGTCCCTGGTCTCCGCCGACCGGCAGTTCTTCCCGGGCGCGGTCGGTCTGCCGGAGCCCTGGTCGGAGCGCCGACAGACCCCGCTGAGCCACTCGTTCTGTCAGCACGTGGTGGACATCGAGGTGCCGATGGTGCTGCCGGACGCCCGGCTCTACCCCCGTGTCCGGGACAACCTGGCCATCGACGACCTCGGCGTGGTCGCGTACGCCGGGATGCCGCTGACCGACCTCTCCGGTCGGGTGCTCGGCTCGCTCTGCGCCATCGACAACAAGCCCCGCGCCTGGACGGCCGCGCAGCTGCGGACCCTGGCCGACCTGGCCGCCGCCTGCTCGTCGGAGCTGCGACTGCGGATCGCGCTCGACGGCGCGCAGGAGGCACGGCGGCGGGTCGTGCAGGCGCACGAACGGCTGGAGCTGCTGGCCGGGGTGAGCGAGACCCTCGCTGGCACCCTGGACGTGGGCACTGCGCTGCGCCGACTCGCCGCCACCATGGTGCCGCTGCTCGCCGACTGGTGCCTGCTCACCCTGATCGGGCCGAATGGCCTGCCCCGCGAGGTGGTCTCGGTGCACCGGGACCCGGCCCGTGCGGCGGACGTCGACCGTTTCGGCGAGCTGCTGCGCACCGGGCTGAGCCCCGAGTCGAGCATCCGGGCTGTGCTCCGGACCGGCCAGCCCCGGCTGGGCAGCATGGCGTCCCTGGCCGACGTGACGCGGGGCACCACCGACCCGGAGATGGCATCCATCGCCAGTCGGCTGGGAATCGCCTCCTACCTGAGCGTGCCGGTACGGGGTGTCGGCGGCACGGTGCTGGGAGCGATCACCCTCGTCAACGGCGGCCAACGTCAGCAGTTCGACGACCGGGACCTGCTCACCGCCGTCGACATCGGCCGGCGGGCCGGCCAGGCCGTCGGCAACAGCTCGATGTACGGCGAGCAGCGGCACGTCGCCGAGGTCCTGCAACACAGCATGCTGCCCCGGCTGCCGGTGGTGGCGGAGCTGGAGCTGGCGGCCCGCTACCAGCCGGCGGCCGACCGGGTGGAGGTGGGCGGTGACTGGTACGACGCCTTCGTGCAGCCCGACGGCGACGTGATCGCGGCGATCGGGGACGTGGCCGGGCACGACATCGAGGCGGCGGCGACCATGGGCCAGCTGCGCAACCTGGTGCGCGGCAACGCCTTCGGCCGGCCGGACGCGGTCGGGTCACTGCTGAGCAACCTGGATGGCGCCATCCGTGGCCTGCAGCTGCCGATCGCCGCCACCGCGACGCTGGTGCGGATCTGCCCGCAGCGCGCCGGTGTGCACGAGATGACCTGGTCCAACGCCGGGCACCCGCCGGCCCTGGTGGTCCGCCTCGGCGGGGCGGTCGAGGTCCTTCAGGGCACACCGGAGCCGCTGCTCGGCCTGGCCCGTCCGTCGCCGCGCAGCAGCCACTCGACCAGCCTGGCCACCGGCGACACCCTGCTGCTCTACACCGACGGGCTGATCGAACGGCGGGACCGCTCCATCGACGAGGGGCTGGCCGAGTTGGCGGGCCGGCTGACCGGCACCGACACGCTGCCCCTCGACGACCTGTGCGACCTGCTGCTCGCCTCGATCCAGCATCGCGAGGACGACACGGCGCTGCTGGCCGTACGGGCACGGTGA
- a CDS encoding PQQ-dependent sugar dehydrogenase yields the protein MSARPPYSRISRLRVALAASCAALLFAAGCSFGEPEPDPAGEPPNLPTPSASASPGGAGQQAVATVLAKRLRVPWAIAFLPDGGALVTERDNGRILQVGPESGPDGLTVRPLQTIPDVAAAGEGGLLGIAASPDFARDQTVFVYYTTERDNRVARLRLGGQPTPILTGIPKANVHNGGGLGFGPDKQLYVSTGDAGQRPLSQDVKSLGGKILRITPDGKPAAGNPYPNSPVWSMGHRNVQGFAWDPAKRMYAVEFGQNTWDEINQITKGGNYGWPEVEGQAGDRRFTDPIAQWATSDASCSGLAATDRLLVTGCLRGKRLWVMELTDTGTLLGQPSELLTNRYGRLRAVAAAPDGSLWVSTSNHDGRGDPAGDDDRLLRVVFAGGDGGRS from the coding sequence GTGAGCGCCCGCCCCCCGTACTCTCGCATCAGCCGCCTCCGGGTGGCCCTCGCGGCGTCCTGCGCGGCGCTGCTGTTCGCCGCCGGTTGCAGCTTCGGCGAGCCGGAGCCCGACCCGGCCGGCGAACCGCCCAACCTGCCCACCCCGTCCGCGTCGGCGAGTCCCGGCGGCGCCGGCCAGCAGGCGGTGGCGACAGTGCTGGCCAAGCGTCTGCGGGTGCCCTGGGCCATCGCCTTCCTGCCGGACGGCGGCGCGTTGGTCACCGAACGGGACAACGGCCGGATCCTCCAGGTCGGGCCCGAGTCCGGGCCGGACGGGCTGACTGTCCGCCCGCTCCAGACGATCCCCGACGTGGCGGCGGCGGGCGAGGGTGGCCTGCTCGGCATTGCCGCCTCCCCCGACTTCGCCCGGGACCAGACGGTGTTCGTCTACTACACCACCGAGCGGGACAACCGGGTCGCCCGGCTGCGACTCGGCGGGCAGCCCACTCCGATCCTCACCGGCATCCCCAAGGCCAATGTGCACAACGGTGGTGGGTTGGGCTTCGGCCCGGACAAGCAGCTCTACGTCAGCACCGGTGACGCCGGTCAGCGCCCCCTCTCCCAGGACGTGAAGAGCCTCGGCGGCAAGATCCTCCGGATCACCCCGGACGGCAAGCCCGCCGCCGGCAATCCGTACCCCAACTCCCCGGTCTGGTCCATGGGCCACCGCAACGTCCAGGGTTTCGCCTGGGACCCCGCGAAACGGATGTACGCCGTCGAGTTCGGCCAGAACACCTGGGACGAGATCAACCAGATCACCAAGGGCGGCAACTACGGCTGGCCGGAGGTCGAGGGTCAGGCCGGGGACAGGCGGTTCACCGACCCGATCGCGCAGTGGGCGACGTCGGACGCGTCCTGCTCCGGTCTGGCCGCCACGGACCGGCTGCTGGTCACCGGCTGCCTGCGCGGCAAGCGCCTCTGGGTGATGGAGCTGACCGACACCGGCACGCTGCTCGGTCAGCCCAGTGAGCTGCTCACCAACCGCTACGGCCGGCTGCGCGCGGTGGCCGCGGCGCCGGACGGGTCGCTCTGGGTGAGCACCTCCA